The Cellulophaga sp. RHA19 genome includes the window GAAGATTTATTTTGTCACAAAGTAGATATTACAAATTCATCAGAAATAGATAGTTTAAACACAACAATTGGTGGTTGGGATAATCTAGATTATTTGGTAAATGCATCAGGTATATTTGGGCCAAAAGCTTTTTTAGATCATACTTTAGAAGATTATAACTCTTACCAAGATTTAAACCGTGGTTTCTTTTTTATTACACAGAATGTAGCTAAAAAAATGGCATCTACAGGTGGCGGTTCTATTGTAAACGTAGGTTCTATGTGGGCAAAACAAGCGGTAAAGGCAACACCTTCTTCTGCATATTCTATGCAAAAAGCAGGTTTACATTCTTTAACTCAGCATTTGGCTATGGAGCTTGCAGATAAAAAAATTAGAGTAAATGCAGTTTCTCCAGCAGTAGTGCAAACACCAGTTTATGATAGTGTTTTTGGAGATAATGATAAGGCAACCGAAGCATTAAAAGGTTTTAATGGTTTTCATCCAATAGGAAGAATAGGACAACCAAGTGATATAGCAAAAACCATACACTTTCTGTTGTCTGATAGTGCTTCATGGGTAACAGGTGCTATTTGGGATACAGATGGTGGTGTAATGTCTGGAAGAAATTAATTTTTTAATCTAAATATAATAGTCTTATGTATGATATGAGCAACCTTAAGAAATTAGGAAAATTAGGTAAAAATGCATCTCCGGCAATGCAAGCTTTTCAGGTTTTTGATGAAGCAGCTTTAGCAGATGGTGTAATACCAAAAAAGTATAAAGAATTGATAGCAGTTGCAGTAGCATTAACTACACAGTGTCCTTATTGTTTAGAAATACATAAAAAACAAGCAGAAAATGCAGGGGCAACACAAGAAGAGTTAGCAGAAGTTACATTTGTTGCAGCAGCATTACGTGCAGGAGCCGCAGTTGTTCACGGCACACATTTAATGAATAAATAAAAATGATTAATACTACTAAATATATTATAATTGGTGCCGGACTTTCTGGGCTAACATCTGCATATGAATTGCATAAGTCTGGAGAAAAAGATTTTTTAGTTTTAGATTCCAGAGCCAAAATTGGAGGCAGAATAGTTACTAAAAATCATATAGATTTAGGAGCTACTTGGTTCCAAAGTCACCATACAAATGTAAATGCTATATTGAGGGAATTAAACATCAATAAATTTCCTCAATATACTAGTGGTAATAGTGTTTTGGTTTATAGTTCTATGGCTCCGGCTCATTATTTTAAAAGTGATCCTGATGCACCTTCTGCATCTAGAATTTCTGGCGGATCTAGTACTTTAATAACCAAATTAGCACAAGGTTTTACAGGTAAAATAATAACAGATGCTACAGTTTTACAAATTGAAGAAGAAGGTAATTACATAAAAGTTAGTACTAAAGACAAAACTTATATAGCAGAAAAAGTGGTGCTAACTGTACCGCCACGTATAATTTCTAGAATTAATTTTTCTCCAGAACTACCGACTAACTTAATTGATACAATGAAAAATACACATACTTGGATGAGTAATGCTATAAAAGTTGGACTAAAATTTAAAGAACCTTTTTGGAAGCAAAAAGGCTTGTCAGGTACTATTATAGGTCAAGTTGGTGCGGTTACAGAGTTGTATGATCATTGTAATTCTGATAATAATGATTATAGTTTAATGGGTTTTGTAAATGAAGCATTACGAGATTTAACAGCAAAAGAACGTAAAAACAAAATTCTGTCTTATCTTTCTAAATATTTGGGAGAAGAAGTACTAGATTATACGTTTTATTATGAAAAAGACTGGTCTAAAGACGTAAACACATCTTGCAAAACAATTAAGTCTATTTATATGAGTCCAACCTACGGAGATTCTCTTTTTGCCAATACATACTTTAATGGTAAGTTAATTTTTTCGGGAACAGAAACATCTCCTGTTTATGGAGGCTATATGGATGGAGCTATTTACAGTGGAAAATTAGCAGCTAAAAAATTATTAGATAGTTGAAAAATTTTAATAAAATAGAACAATATCATTTGCATAAGGCGTACCCAAACAAGCTACAGTTTCAGGTGTACGACTTAAAAGAATACCGCAAAAAAAATCCTGAAAAAGCAGCAATACCGCATTCACATAGTTATTATCAAATAATTTGGTTTTTTAATGAAGGTGGTACGCATACCATAGACTTTAAAACCTATGATATAAAAGAAAATAGTGTGCTTTTTACCAATAAAGATCAAATACATTCTTTTGATGATAATTTGGAGGTAGAAGGTTGGTTAATTCATTTTAACGAAAGTTTTTTTATGCATTCTGATGTAGATATATTTTTAAAGTATACTATTTTTAATGTAGAACAAAACTCTTGTTACCACATAGATAAAGAAACAGCAGAAATAGCAGAGCATCACATTAAATTAATACAAAAAGAACTGCCTAAAGAGTTAAAGTTTGGTCACGAGGATACTGTGCGTTTTTTATTAAAATCATTATTAATAAACTTAGAAAGGGTACATCATTTAAATGATGATAAAAAGTTAAGAATTAACAATACGTACGAGCGGCAGTTGTTCAATTTTAAAGATCTTATAGAGGTTAACTACAACAAAGGATTATCTATTACTGCGTATGCAGACATTTTAAATATTTCTTCAAGAACATTAACAAGTATAACCAAAACGTTGTTAGGTAAATCACCTTCTCAATTACTAAAAGAGCGCATTATTCTAGAAGCAAAACGTTTGCTAAAATTTACATCACTGCAGAGTAATGAAATTGCTTTTCGTCTGGGTTTTGAAGACGACTCTTATTTTGTAAAATACTTTAAAAAAAGCGTTGGTATTTTACCAAGTGCATACCGTAGTGGTATTAAGTAAATTAAAATTTATATTAAGCTGTTGTTTTTAAGTAGTTTATTTATAAATATAACAAAATGTTCCCCTTATTATTATGAAATCATCACTACGTATTTATACGTAATTATCTATCTTTCCATAGTAAAAAAATAGTGTTATTACACCTATTATTTAGAGCTATGCAAAAGAATACATCACATAAAACAATTTGTTCCTATTGCGGGGTAGGTTGCGGAATAGTAGTAAGTAAAGATGCTAAAGGAGTTTTAACTGTAGAAGGAGATAAGGAGTACCCAGTTAATAAAGGTATGCTTTGTTCTAAAGGGAAAAATTTAAACTACGTAGCTCAAGATACTACAGATCGTATTTTGTATCCAGAAATGCGTTGGAGTAGAAACCACCCATTACAAAGAGTATCTTGGAATGATGCGTTTAAAAGGGCAGCAGCAGTTTTTAAAAGTATTATAGATAAGCACGGACCCAATAGTGTTGGTTTTTATGTGTCTGGACAATGCTTAACAGAAGAATATTACTTGGCTAATAAATTAATAAAAGGCTTTATTGGTAGTAATAACATAGATACCAACTCGCGCTTATGTATGAGTTCTGCTGTAGTAGGTTACAAAAAAACTGTGGGAGAGGACTCTGTGCCAATTGCCTATGCAGATATAGAGTTGGCAGATTGTTTTTTAATAGCAGGTGCTAACCCAGCGTGGTGTCATCCAATACTATTTAGGCGTCTAGAAAAGCATAAAGAGGAAAACCCTAATGTAAAAATAATAGTAGTAGACCCAAGAAAAACTCAGACTTGTGCTTCTGCAGATTTGCATTTGCAAATTTTACCAGGTACAGATGTGATTCTTTTTAATGCTATTGCACGTGTGCTTATAGAAAAAAAGAAAATAGATAAAAGTTTTATAAAAAAACACACCGTTAATTTTGAAGAATGCAAAGCAAGTGCTTTTCAACTAACGCTAAATGCTGCTGCCAAAAAATGCGGAATAAAAGCAGAGGATATAAAAAAAGCAGCGCTTTATATTGGTAATGCAAAAGGCTTTATTAGTATGTGGACAATGGGGCTCAACCAAAGTGTAATTGGTGTTTCTAAAAATGTAGCACTGCTAAATATATCACTACTTACAGGGCAAATAGGCAAACCGGGTGCTGGTCCGTTTTCTTTAACAGGCCAACCAAATGCAATGGGAGGTCGTGAGGTTGGCGGTATGGCAAATTTGTTGGCTGTACATAAAGATCTAAATAATCCTGAACACAGAAAAGAGGTGTCAGATTTTTGGGGAGGAACAGAAATACAAGCCAAACCGGGTTATACAGCAACTGAAATGTTTAACGCTTTAGATGAAGGAAAATTAAAGGCTATTTGGGTTATTTGTACCAATCCTGCGGTGAGTATGCCAAATGTAAATAAAGTAGAACGTGCCTTAAAAAAAGCAAGTTTTGTTGTAGTACAAGATATATCGCACAATTCAGAAACCACAAAGTTTGCAGATTTACTTTTGCCTGCCGCTGGTTGGTTAGAGAAAGAAGGTACAATGACAAATTCTGAAAGACGAATTAGTTACCTGCCTAAGGTTATAGATGCACCAGGAGAGGCTTTGCCAGATGCAGAAATATTATGGCGTTTTGCACAAGAAATGGGGTATTCTGGTTTCAATTATAACAGTGCAAGTGAGGTTTATGACGAGTATTGTTTGTTAACAAAAGGCACAAGTATAGATGTCTCTGGCTTGTCCTACAACAGGCTAAAAAACGAAGGAAGTTTTCAATGGCCAGTACCACATAACAATCACCCTGGAACCCAACGTTTATTTAGCGACTTTATTTTTAATACTCCAGATAGCAAAGCACATTTTAATGCTCCTTCAGAAATATATAATCAATCTGAAGAAACAAATGTAGACTATCCTTTAATTTTAAATACAGGTAGAGTAAGAGACCAATGGCACACTAGAACAAAAACAGGTAAAGTAAAACGATTACTAACTCATATACCTACGCCTTATTTAGAAATGAATAAAGTAGATGCTTTTTTAAGAAAATTAAAAGAAGGGGATATTGCAGTTGTTAAAAGTAGAAGAGGAGAAGTACAGGTTAAGGTAACTATAAATTTTGATATTAGAGAGCAGGTGGTTTTTTTACCAATGCATTGGGGTAAAATATTAAATAACGATTTTGGTAGGGCTAATAACTTAACTAATGATATTGTAGATCCTGTGTCTAAAGAACCAGATTTTAAATATTGTGCCGTTGAGGTTAAAAAGTATGTAAAGCCCAAGCAAAAGGTAATTGTGGTAGGTGCAGGTGCAGCCGCATACAGGTTTATACAAACCTACAGAGAAAAAAATACAGTAGATGAGTTGCACGTGTTTTCTAAAGAAAAAGATCCGTTTTATAACAGGGTTTTGTTGCCAGAATATGTTAGTAATGAGCTGTCTTGGCAAGCATTAGAAAAACTTAAAAAAGGCGAATTAAAAAAATTAAATGTGCACCTGCATTCTGGTGTTGGAGTAATTAATGTAAATGATAAAGCTAAAGAAATTGTAGATGCTAATGGCGTTACGCATAGTTATAATTTGTTAATTATGGCAACTGGTAGCAGGGCATTTGTGCCTAGTGACGTGCCTATAAACTTACCAGGCAGATTTACAATGAGGGAGCGTGGAGATGCAGATAAATTGAAAAAGTATTTACAAGAAACAGGATTGCCTAATAACGAACAACATGTGGTTATAGTAGGTGGCGGACTTTTAGGCTTAGAGTTAGCGGCTGCATTAAAAAAGATAAATGTAAATATTAGTATTATACAAAGAGCACCAAGATTAATGGAGCGCCAATTAGACAATGTGGCAAGCAGGTTGTTGGCACAAGATGTTTTAGAAAGAGATATAAACTTATATTTTGATAATGAAGTAAGTACTGTTTTTGATGAAAAGACAAGTAGTCATAGTATTTTGGTGAACCTAAAAACAGGAAAAACTATAAAATGTAATGCTATAGTTTACGCCATTGGTACCAGACCAAACATAGAGTTAGCAAAACAAACTAAGTTAAAAACTAGGCGTGGTGTTGTGGTAAATTCTTATATGCAAACAAGCAACTCTTCTATTTTTGCTTTGGGTGAAATAGCAGAGTTTAACAATTCACTTTTTGGTATTACATCCGCAGCAGAACAGCAAGCAGATATAGCAGCTAATTATATTTTAGGAGACTTTAGTAGCATTTATAACGGGTCTGTTTTAATGAATATTTTAAAGTTTGAAAATCTAGACCTGTGCAGTATAGGTATGGTAAACTCTCCAGCAAATGACTCTAGTTATGAAGAAATTATTTTAATGGATGTAAGCAAGCGTTTTTATAAAAAATGTATTGTAAAAGATGATACATTAAAAGGGGCTATTTTAATGGGTGATAAAAATGAATTTGCAGAATTTAAACGTTTAATTGAAGAGGAAATAGAGCTATCTGAAAAACGAAACGAGCTGTTAAGAGGCGCGTCTAGTTCGGTACCTTTAAAAGGGAAATTAGTGTGCTCATGTAGTCAAGTTGGAGAAGGAAATATTATAGAAACAGTACAAGGTGGCTGTACAGATTTCGCAAAATTATGCTCGCAAACAGGAGCAGGTTTAGGCTGTGGTAGTTGCAAGCCAGAAATTAAAGAAATACTAAATAGTCAGCTTCAATTAGCAAATTAATAGTTTTATTATGAATGATGATTTACATAGAATTTTAATTAAAGGTGGCGTTACCTCTCCAGGAGAATTAAAAGACAGTATAACAATGTTAGAGGCAGCTGGCCTTAAAGAAGTTTATTTTGGCTCTAGGCAAGATTTGTTATTTCCGTTAGAAAATACCAAAGAAGAACAGTTAGAGCGTATATCAGAATACAACACAGATATTGTTGGTACACGAGCTTATCAAAACATAGTGTCATCTTATGTATGTGCAGATATTTTTGATATGACTTTTTGGTTAAAAGGGTCTACTTTTTTATACATTTTAGAACGTTTTAATTATCTGCCTAAATTAAAAATAAACATAACCGACCCTAAACAACGTCTGGTTCCTATTTTTAGTGGTAATTTAAATTTTATAGCATCAGAGAGTGAAGATTATTGGTATTTAAATGTAAAACTGCCACATTGGAAAAAAGGAGACTATTACCCAGTATTAGTGTATAGTTGGGATATTAATATTATATCTAAAGCTATTGAAGATATTTATGAAGATGTAGAAAATGTTGAAGAATTATTTTTTGTCCTGAGTAAAAAGTTAGACACAAATAATAAAAGTATAGAAAAAGATTTAGAGGTGCCATACTTAACTTTTCCGTATTATGAAGGGATGAACCGTATGGGGCTAGACCAATATTGGCTTGGGTTGTATTGGAGAAATAATAAATATGATCTAAAATTTTTAAAAGAGTTTTGCGGCTTTTGTTTAGACAACGGAATAGGTAAAATTTGTATTACACCTTGGAAATCTTTTATAGTAAAAGGTATTAAAAAACAAAGTAGACCAAACTTAGAACGCTTTTTAGGGCAAAGAGGAATAAATATTAGGCACTCGCAGTTAGAAATGAATTGGCATTTGCCAGTAGATGACTTAGAAGCTTTAGAGTTAAAAAACTTTTTGGTTTTGAGTTTAAATCAGAATGATATTAGTACTTACGGTTTAACTTTTGGGTTAAGTAATGAGTCTGGTAAAAGATCTCATTTTGCATCAGTAATTATAGAAAAAAATACAACACCAACAATAGCAAAAGACTTTGTAATTAGGCCAACATATAATGTGCTTCATTTTAAAAATTTTGACCCTAATACGCATATTTACAAGGCATATGCATTAGATGTAGATAAGATAGAGCTACCCGGACTTTTAATGGAGTTAAGTAAAAAGTATTTTAAACAACTAGGCCGTGCAGATGTAGTTGCTCCAGAGGATAGCAGTAAAGCAGAGCAACTGGTAAAAGCGGTACACCAATGTGTTTCTTGTTTTACGGTTTATGATGAAGAGTACGGAGACACTACTTTTAATATCTCTCCAAATACCGCTTTTGCAGACTTGCCAGAAAACTATAAATGCTCGGTTTGTGATGCTCCAAAATCTAATTACAAGAGTGTAGAATTAACAATTTTATAAGAACGCTAGTTCACTTTTAGGTATATAAATTATGATACAATGCTTATCTTTATAAAGTAAAAGAGGATTTCTTTTTTTAATTCTTTTTTAGTTATTGATAAACAGGTTATTATAAATGAAGGAGAGTAAAAAACCAGACAATGTAGTTTTTAATGTAGAAAACCAAAAGTATGATGCGGCACTTAAGCCATACGCAACATCTGTTGGTGCACCAGTAATTACCACTACAGATAATATAGCCTGGAAAAATAGGAGTATTAATAAAGTAAACCACAAGTTAGAGGCAAGGTATTTAGAGCTAAAAGCACAGTATGATGCTATGCTAGAGCAATACGAGTACAACAAATTAATTTTTGACGCTAAGTTTACTTTTGAGCCTATTGTTGGGCAAACTTATCATTTATACAAAAGAGAAAATAACGAAACTTTTTTATCTATTATAAAACCTAACGAATGTAACTTTAATTATATGGGGAGTTTTTATTTAAACGTAGAGCTAATCTGGGAAAAAATATAAATAAAGGCTAGCTATGAGCTCATTAATAAATAATACACCAGATGTATTCCCTACAGGTATAAAAGAAATTTACCAACGCGTAAACCAAGTTAATCCTGTAAAATATGCATCTACAAGAAATTATATTAACGGAGCAGTAACCCATTTGTCTCCCTATATTTCTAGAGGTGTAATTTCTACTAAATTTGTATTAAAAGAGGTTTTAGCTAAAGGATACACACCTGCACAAATTGAAAAGTTTATACAAGAATTAGCGTGGAGAGATTATTGGCAACAGGTTTGGATAGCAAAAGGAGAAGAAGTTAATACAGATTTAAAACACACACAAACACCTGTGTCTAACACGCAAATGCCAAAGTCAATTGTTAAGGCAAATACAGGGATAATAGCTGTAGATGATGCAATACGTAAATTGGAAGATTTTGGGTATATGCATAATCACTTACGTATGTATGTAGCATCTTTAGTTTGTAATATAGGGCAAAGCCATTGGTTGTTACCTGCCAAATGGATGTACTATAATTTATTAGATGCAGATTGGGCTAGTAATGCGTTAAGTTGGCAATGGGTAGCTGGGGCTAATGCCAATAAAAAATATTATGCAAACCAAGAAAATATTAATAAGTATTGTTTTACAGAACAAAATAATACTTTTTTAGATGTTCCTTATAGTGCTTTTGAGTCTTTAAAAATACCTGAAGAACTAGAAGAAAACATAGATGTAGATTTAACAACTACACTTCCTAAGCCTCTGCAAATAAAACTAAATAAGGAATTGCCAACCTGTATTTATAATTTTTACAATCTAGATCCTAATTGGAGAAAAGAAGAAATTGTAAATAGAGTTTTGTTATTAGAGCCTTCTCATTTTAAAAAGTATCCGGTATCTAAAAAAAGCATAGATTTTATGCTAAAATTAGCAAAAGATAATATTAGTAATATACAGGTCTACGTAGGAGAATTTTCAGATTTAGTTGCTGAGCATCAGTTAAAAAAAATCTATTTTAAAGAACACCCAACGGTAATACATTACCAAGGAGAGCAAGATGCAAGAGATTGGATGTTTACTGTAAATGGTTACTATCCATCTTTTTTTTCATTCTGGAAAAAATGTAAAAAAGAGCTTAGTTTTTGAAAAAGCAAACCATAAATATAGTTTGGTTAAAAAGAGACATCCGTTCTCAGGATCATAGACCTTTTCAAAAAGCAGAACAGGCTAATGTTCCTTATATAATTATTTATTTGTTTGAGCCAAAATTCATCAATTATCCAGATACTAGTTTAAGGCATTTACAGTTTGTTTATCACTCTATAAAAACACTAAACAATACTTTAGAGCCATTTAACAAAAAAGTAACTGTGTTATATACTGATGCTGTTACTGCAATTAATTTTTTGAGTGATACTTATGAAATTAAAAATGTTTTTAGTTATCAAGAAAGTGGAGTTTTGGCTACTTGGCAAAGAGATAAAAAGGTAAAGCAAATTTGTAAAATAAATAATATTAATTGGCAAGAGTACCAAAGAGACGGTATTTTACGAGGTATTAAAAACAGACAAGATTGGAGTACGCAATGGCATAAAACAATGCACCAACCTGTAATTAAGAATACATTTAATAACACAGAGAAAGTAGAGGTTTTAGAGCATAAATATTTGTTGCCAAGAGAATTAGAAAGTAAGTTAAAAGTTTACCCAAAACAGTACCAGCCAGCAGGTGAAATTAATGCGTGGCGTTATTTAAAATCTTTTGCGGCCAAAAGAGGTTTTAAGTATCAAAAACATATTTCTAAACCAACAGAAAGTAGAATGTCTTGTAGTAGGCTTTCTCCTTATTTAGCTTGGGGTAATATTAGTGTAAAGCAAGCTTTTCAGTTTATAGGGACACACCCAAATGGCACAAAAAATAGTAATGCGTTTTCTGCAATGTTAACAAGGCTACATTGGCACTGTCATTTTATTCAAAAGTTTGAGGTAGAATGTGCTTATGAGACTCATTGTGTAAATAAAGGGTATGAGCTTTTAGAACACCCTATAAATGAAGATTACATTAAGGCTTGGAAAACAGGTACAACTGGCTATCCTTTAATAGATGCTTGTATGCGAGCTGTAGCAGAAACTGGTTGGATTAATTTTAGAATGCGTGCTATGTTAGTTTCATTTTTAACTTTAAATCTAGATCAAGATTGGAGAGAAGGTACGTACCATTTGGCTCGTTTATTTTTAGATTATGAGCCTGGTATACATTATCCTCAGTTTCAAATGCAAGCTGGTACAACAGGTGTTAATACAGTACGCTTGTACAACCCAGTAAAAAACTCACTAGAGCACGACCCAGAAGGTTTGTTTATAAAAAAGTGGATTCCAGAATTAGCTAACGTACCTGTAAGTTATATTCACGAGCCCTGGAAAATGAGTTTAATGGAGCAAACATTTTGTGGTGTAATTATAGGTGAAGACTATCCGTTGCCTATTGTAGATTTACAAACAAGTGCTAAGGCTGCCAGAGATAAAATTTGGGGACATAAAAAGCACCCTGCTGTAGAGAATGAAAAAGATCATATATTAAATACACACGTAAAGCCCAGAAAAAAATAATAAAAATGAAAAAGCAGCATCTGCCACAGAAAATATGTATTGTTTGTGAACGGCCATTTACTTGGCGTAAAAAGTGGGAGAAAAATTGGGAAGAGGTTAAGTATTGTAGTCAACGTTGTAAAAGAAATAAATGAAAAGTATAAGTATAGTTTTTCCGCATCAATTATTTAAAAAATCTCCTATGCTAGGTAATGGGGAAACCATTTATTTAATAGAAGAATATTTATTTTTTAAACAGTACTCTTTTCACAAGCAAAAAATTGCTTTTCATAGAGCAACTATGATGAGGTACAGAGATTTTTTAATTGATGAACATAATAGTGACGATACCTATATAGCATCAACAGATAAAAAATCTGATATTAGAATATTTCTACAAGAGTTAAAAAAGGATAACGTTGAGCATATAAATTATATAGACCCAACAGATAATTGGTTAAAAAAACGAATTGAAGAAAGTGCTGAAAAAGCAGGAATAAAAACCACAGTACACACTTCACCTTTATTTTTAAATTCTGAAGAAGATTTAGCATCATTTTTTACCACAGACAAAAAAAAATACCATCAAACTACTTTTTACAAAGAACAACGTAAAAAATTAAATATTCTTATTGATGAAAACGGAGAACCAGAAGGAGGTAAATGGACTTATGATGCGGAGAATCGTAAAAAATATCCGGCAAAAAAGACACCTCCATCTATTCAGTTTCCAGATGTAGATAAATACTATAAGGAAGCAAAGGAATATGTAAATAAGAATTTTGAAGATAATTTAGGATCACTAACAGAACAGAGTCTATACCCAACTAATTTTAAAGAAACTGAAGATTGGTTACAGCAATTTTTTGAACAAAGATTTATGGAGTTTGGTGTGTATGAAGATGCCATTGTAGCAGAAAACTCTATATTAAACCATAGTGTATTAACACCTATGTTAAATGTGGGGTTAATTACACCAAAAGAAATTGTATACAGGGCTTTAGATTACGCTAAGGCAAACAACGTGCCTATAAATTCTACAGAGGGGTTTGTACGGCAAATTATTGGTTGGCGAGAGTTTATTAGAGGTATGTATATTACTAAAGGAACAGAGGAGCGTACTACTAATTATTGGAAGTTTACACGTAAAATACCAGCTTCTTTTTATACAGGAACAACAGGTATACCACCAATAGACCAAACTATTAAAAAACTATTACAAACAGGATATAGCCACCATATAGAGCGTTTAATGGTATTAAGTAATTTTATGTTGTTGTGTGAGTTTCATCCGGATGAGGTATACCAATGGTTTATGGAGTTGTTTATAGATTCTTATGACTGGGTTATGGTACCTAATGTGTATGGTATGAGTCAGTTTGCAGATGGCGGTTTAATGGCAACCAAACC containing:
- a CDS encoding FAD-binding domain-containing protein, producing the protein MSSLINNTPDVFPTGIKEIYQRVNQVNPVKYASTRNYINGAVTHLSPYISRGVISTKFVLKEVLAKGYTPAQIEKFIQELAWRDYWQQVWIAKGEEVNTDLKHTQTPVSNTQMPKSIVKANTGIIAVDDAIRKLEDFGYMHNHLRMYVASLVCNIGQSHWLLPAKWMYYNLLDADWASNALSWQWVAGANANKKYYANQENINKYCFTEQNNTFLDVPYSAFESLKIPEELEENIDVDLTTTLPKPLQIKLNKELPTCIYNFYNLDPNWRKEEIVNRVLLLEPSHFKKYPVSKKSIDFMLKLAKDNISNIQVYVGEFSDLVAEHQLKKIYFKEHPTVIHYQGEQDARDWMFTVNGYYPSFFSFWKKCKKELSF
- a CDS encoding cryptochrome/deoxyribodipyrimidine photo-lyase family protein; this translates as MKKQTINIVWLKRDIRSQDHRPFQKAEQANVPYIIIYLFEPKFINYPDTSLRHLQFVYHSIKTLNNTLEPFNKKVTVLYTDAVTAINFLSDTYEIKNVFSYQESGVLATWQRDKKVKQICKINNINWQEYQRDGILRGIKNRQDWSTQWHKTMHQPVIKNTFNNTEKVEVLEHKYLLPRELESKLKVYPKQYQPAGEINAWRYLKSFAAKRGFKYQKHISKPTESRMSCSRLSPYLAWGNISVKQAFQFIGTHPNGTKNSNAFSAMLTRLHWHCHFIQKFEVECAYETHCVNKGYELLEHPINEDYIKAWKTGTTGYPLIDACMRAVAETGWINFRMRAMLVSFLTLNLDQDWREGTYHLARLFLDYEPGIHYPQFQMQAGTTGVNTVRLYNPVKNSLEHDPEGLFIKKWIPELANVPVSYIHEPWKMSLMEQTFCGVIIGEDYPLPIVDLQTSAKAARDKIWGHKKHPAVENEKDHILNTHVKPRKK
- a CDS encoding DUF2256 domain-containing protein, which translates into the protein MKKQHLPQKICIVCERPFTWRKKWEKNWEEVKYCSQRCKRNK
- a CDS encoding cryptochrome/photolyase family protein; amino-acid sequence: MKSISIVFPHQLFKKSPMLGNGETIYLIEEYLFFKQYSFHKQKIAFHRATMMRYRDFLIDEHNSDDTYIASTDKKSDIRIFLQELKKDNVEHINYIDPTDNWLKKRIEESAEKAGIKTTVHTSPLFLNSEEDLASFFTTDKKKYHQTTFYKEQRKKLNILIDENGEPEGGKWTYDAENRKKYPAKKTPPSIQFPDVDKYYKEAKEYVNKNFEDNLGSLTEQSLYPTNFKETEDWLQQFFEQRFMEFGVYEDAIVAENSILNHSVLTPMLNVGLITPKEIVYRALDYAKANNVPINSTEGFVRQIIGWREFIRGMYITKGTEERTTNYWKFTRKIPASFYTGTTGIPPIDQTIKKLLQTGYSHHIERLMVLSNFMLLCEFHPDEVYQWFMELFIDSYDWVMVPNVYGMSQFADGGLMATKPYISGSNYLMKMSNYKKGEWQDVWDGLFWRFMHTQRDFFLSNPRLGMLIRMYDKMDKEKQQAHLTNAEEYLATLD